CGGACGCAGTGTATGGCAGTCCTAGTCAGTTTTCTTTGCGCTCTCGTGCTGGGCAAGCATTTGTGCTAAAGGATTTTGCAAATGGCATAGATTATGCACACAAAAGAGGCAAAAAAGTCTTTGTAACCATAAATGGATTCCCTTTTAACTCCCAACTAGAATCGCTAAAATCTCATATCTGCAAAATGGCAGAACTAAAGCCCGATGCTTTTATCGTAGCAGCCCCCGGCATAGTGAGACTATGCAAAAGCCTAGCCCCACAAATCCCTATCCACCTATCCACACAAGCAAATGTGCTAAATGTCCTTGATGCGCAGGTGTTTTATGATATGGGTGTGAAGCGCATAGTCGCTGCTCGCGAGCTAAGCCTAAAAGACGCACTCATCATCAAAAAAGAGATTCCAAACTTGGAGCTAGAGATTTTCATACACGGAAGTATGTGCTTTGCTTTTTCTGGTCGTTGCCTTATCTCATCACTGCAAAATGGGCGAATGCCAAATCGCGGAAGCTGTGCAAATGACTGCCGATTTGACTATCAGTATTTTGTGCGCTCAAAAGATAGTGGCGAGCTAGTGGAATTTGATGAGAGGGAATTTTATGCTAAAAACCCTGATAATGGCGTGCTTTTGCGCTTACAAGAGGAAGAGGGATTTGGCACACATATTTTTAACTCAAAAGATTTAAACCTCGCTAGCCACATAAAAGAAATCATTGATAGCGATTGCATATCCGCGCTAAAAATCGAGGGGCGCACCAAAAGCACTTATTATGCAGGTATCACTGCTCGCACTTATGCTATGGCTTTGCGCGACTATGAGTGCGGAATCTTTCGCCCGCAAGTCTACCAAGATGAGCTACACACGCTTAAAAATCGTGGATTTACAGATGGATTTTTGGTGCGAAAACCATTTGAGAGACTAGATACACAAAACCACTTCACAGCTATAAGCGAGGGTAGCTATCAAGTAAATGCCGAAGTGAGTGAGTGTGGCGAGCTAGCATTGTGCAGGCATACTATCCGCGCAGGCGAAGCAAAAGAAATAGTCGCCCCACTAGATTCTAAGCTAGTTGAGCAAAAAGGCTCTTTTGGCGAAATCTACAAAGAGGGCGAAAAATACTATATGCGATTTGAAAAAATCCTGCTAGAAAATGGCAAAGAGCTAGATTCTATCCATAGTGGCAACACAAATGCTATCGCACTTCCCCTGCCGCTCCCACCTTTTAGCTTTTTGCGTGAGAATATTAGCGACAAAATCTCACTACGCTAAAACACAAGGACAATCCATAAATGGCATTTGATTTTCACATTACCACTCTTTTATTACTCGCTCTTGTCGCGCTTGTAGCGGGGTTTGTCGATAGTATCGCAGGAGGTGGGGGAATGATAACAATCCCAGCACTCTATATGGCGGGAATCCCCCCGCACGAGGCACTAGGGACAAACAAATTCCAAGCGGTTTTTGGGAGCTTTAGTGCGGCACTGCACTTCTACAAAAAGGGGCATTTGCACTTGCCTAAGTGCGCGCTTTTTGTGCTTTTTGCCTTTGTGTTTTCGCTGTGCGGCACACTGCTCGTGCAGGCAATCAATGCAGATTTTTTGCGCAAGGCAATCCCCTTTTTGCTTATCTTTTTCGCGCTGTATTTTCTTTTTTCCCCAAAAATCAAGCAATCTAGCCAAGAGCAAGGCGCGATAAGCACTCTAGATTCTAGAATTTCACGCAAGGCTATCCTTGCGCTTAGCATCGGCGGCATAGGATTTTATGATGGATTTTTTGGTCCGGGCACGGGCTCTTTTTTGATGCTAGCCCTCATCTCGCTAGGCAATTTTGGCATAAAAGACGCGCTAGCCCAAGCCAAGCTGTATAACTTCGCTACCAATCTCGCCTCCGTGCTTGTGTTTATGGCGTTTGGGCATATTTTGTTTGCGGTTGGGATTGCTATGGCTTTGGGGCAGTTTGTGGGCGCAAATATCGGCGCAAAGCTCGCCCTGCGCTATGGAATCACAATCATTAAGCCCCTCGTGGTTATCGTGTGTTTGGCGATGTGTGCTAAACTGCTCCTCTTTGGGTAGAAAATACAATCATAAGCCACCAATGCCAAAACCCACAGCAAACTCACAACTTAAGGATTTTTAACAATGTCAAAACAAACCACAAATAATCGCCACACTTGGTCAAACACCTTTATATATGTCCTAACCGTCGCAGGAGCGACTATCGGATTTGGAGCGACTTGGAGATTCCCCTATCTTGTGGGAGAAAATGGAGGTGGTGCGTATGTGCTTGTGTTTATCATCGCAATGCTTGTCATCGGCATACCGATGATTTTGGTAGAAAATGTCATCGGCAGGAGAGCACATACAAATTCTTTGGATGCTTTTAGTCCCTCTGTGCAACGCAAAGATTTTTCACGCGTTTGGAAAGTCGCAGGAATTATGGGGCTTATTGGTTGCTTTGGGATTATTGCGTATTATATGGTGCTTGGTGGTTGGGTCTTGACTTATTTGTGGAATCTAATAAGTGGTGGGCTAAATGTCGCCTCCCCTCTTAGTGCGGAGAGCACGCGTGAGTTTTACCTAAAATCCATTGAGTATAGTCCGCTTATGGTGGCGATTTATACGCTTGTGTTTGTGTGGCTAAACTATATTGTGCTAAGCAAGGGAATCTCAAATGGCATAGAAAAAGCAATGAAAGTGCTTATGCCATTGCTTTTTATTTTTCTCATCGGTATAGCAGCAAAAAATCTCACAATGCCCGGTGCGCTAGAGGGTGTGAAGTTTTATCTTATGCCTGATTTTAGCAAGATTTCTCCCAAACTTTTTATCGCTGTTTTGGGGCAGGTATTTTTTGCTCTATCGCTTGGATTTGGTGTGATGATTACGCTTTCTTCATACCTTGATAAAAGCGAAAATCTACTAAAAACCGCGCTTAGCACAGGGATTTTAAACACCATTATCGCGCTTTTGGCAGGATTTATGATTTTTCCATCTCTTTTTAGCTTTGGATTAGAGCCTGATTCTGGTCCCAAGCTTGTCTTTGAGGTGTTGCCTGTGGTGTTTTCTCATATCTCATTTGGCGCATTTGTAGGGGCTGTGTTTTTTGCTTTACTTCTTATCGCAGCTTTTACTACTTCTATCACGCTATATGAAGTGCTTATCACCGCTGCGCAAGAAAAGCTACGACTTAGTCGCAAACTTGCTACGATTGTTGTCCTTAGTGCGACTTTTGTATGCGGGAATCTCCCTTGTGTGCTATCTTATGGAGCGTGGAGGGAAGTTAGCATTTTTGGCAGAAATATTTTTGATACTTTTGATTTTGTCAGTGGCAATATTTTCTTTGTCCTTACCGCACTTTTGGCAAGTATATTTGTCGGCTGGGTGCTAGGAGAAGATGCAAAAGATGAGCTAAAAAAGGGTTGCGATAGTCCCAAAATCGTTAGGCTGTGGTTTGCCTATGTCAAATATGTGATTCCGCTTGTGATTTTGGTGGTGTTTGTAAGCGGGATTGTATAGTGGCTAAATTTTTGGATTCTAACGCAAAAATGTGAGAATCTAGAGAGGGGAAGTTTAGGCATTATTTTTTTTAAGATTCTCATTTTTTTGCGCATTTTAGGTGGCGTTTTATCGCTATTTTTGGGAATCAAACTCGCTTTTTGACTACTCATATCACTTTTTGTAACAAAGCACAAAAATTTCACATAATTTTTTGCCTTAATTATAAAATCGTTTATTATTAGAGAGTTATATTACCTTACTAGGTTTTGGAGAATCTTGCCAAAAAGCAAGACAATCTGCCTAGAATATTACCCCAAAAAGGAGGCTCAAAATGAGCAAATACAAAACCATTGCAAATGTCTTTGACAAGCAATATGAGAACTATATCGGTGGCAAATGGGTCGCCCCTGTGGATGGACAATATGTAGAGAACAAAACCCCAATCACGGGCGAAGTGCTATGTAAAGTGCCTCTCTCAAGCGATAAAGATATACAAAACGCGCTTGATGCAGCACACAAAGCAAAGGACAAATGGGCAAACACAAGCCCACAAGAGCGAGCAAGAATCCTGCTAAAAATTGCTGATAGAATCGAGGATAATCTCGAGCTAATTGCGCACGCAGAGACTTGGGATAATGGCAAGCCAATCCGTGAAACGCTAAATGCGGATATTCCTTTGGCGGCTGACCATTTTCGCTATTTCGCAGGTGCGCTAAGGGCGCAAGAGGGCGCGATAAGCGAGATAGATTCTGACACGATTGCCTATCACTTCCACGAGCCACTAGGCGTTGTTGGGCAGATAATCCCTTGGAATTTCCCACTGCTAATGGCAGCGTGGAAGCTAGCCCCCGCACTTGCCGCAGGGAACTGCATAGTGATAAAGCCTGCTAGCCCTACGCCTGCAAGTATTTTGGTGCTATTTAAAATCATCGGCGACTTGCTCCCTGATGGCGTGGTAAATATCATCAACGGAAGCGGTGGCAAAATCGGCAAGACGCTCGCCACAAGCCCCAAAATCTCCAAAATCGCTTTCACAGGCTCTACAAGTGTGGGACGCCAGATTATGCAGTTTGCCACAGAAAATATTATCCCCTCGACTTTGGAGCTAGGAGGCAAATCGCCAAATATTTTCTTTGAGGATATTGCGGATTTTGAAGATGAGTATTTTGACAAAGCAATCGAAGGGCTTGTGCTCTTTGCTTTCAATCAAGGCGAAGTTTGCACCTGCCCATCTCGCGCACTTGTGAGTGAGAAAATCTATGATAAATTCATAGAAAGAGTGCTAAAGCGCGTGCAAGCTATCAAGCTAGGCAATCCACTAGACCCAGAAACAATGATGGGCGCGCAAGTCGATGAAAATCAAATCAAAACAATCCTAAACTACATAGACATAGGCAAAAAAGAGGGTGCGGAGTGCCTTATCGGTGGCGAGAGAGACAATCGCGGTGGTGAGCTATCAGGCGGTTGCTATATCAAGCCCACCATTTTCAAAGGGCATAACAAAATGAGAATCTTCCAAGAAGAAATCTTTGGTCCCGTGCTCGCACTCACTACTTTCAAAGATGACAAAGAAGCCCTAGAAATCGCAAATGACACGATTTATGGGCTTGGCAGTGGTGTGTGGACTCGCGATATAAACCGCGCATATCGCTTCGGGCGAGGCATAAAAGCAGGGCGCGTATGGACAAACTGCTACCACGCATACCCAGCGCACGCGGCATTTGGTGGCTACAAGCAAAGCGGTATCGGGCGCGAAACACACAAAATGGTGCTTGAGCACTATCAGCAAACCAAAAATCTGCTCGTAAGCTATGGTATAAACAAACTAGGATTTTTCTAGGAGGTTTTTGTGTGCTTAAAGTCATCTATGGATTTTAAGAATTTTAAGCACATTTTTGGATTTTGACTAGGCTAGCACGACTGCAAAAGTTGTGCTAGCAAGTTTGTGGTAAAATCAAACTTGCTAGCCATTAGTTTTTACTTTTTTTTTACTTCATATCGCTTCATATCGCTTCATATTGCTTGGGAATTTATATAGATTCTAGCAAATCTTGCAAAGCTATTTTTTAGTAAATCTATTTTTTGTTTTTTACTTCACTTTATTGTGGCTAGATATAAGCTATATTTCGTAACCATTGCGCGTTTTTCAAGTATTTTTGCCTATGTTATTTCATAAATATTTTGTTTTTTGTGGCAATATGTTGCGTTATTTTCTACTATTTAAGGAGCTAATATGACAAGAATATCTAAAATCTTTTTTTTATGCGGTGTTTTTGCACTTCCGCTTAGTGCAGGAGTGAAAGAAGACACCATAAAAGTGCTTGAGGGACAGACAGGAGCGAAGTTTGAGGTTATTTCTTTTGAGCCACTTAAAGGCTCTAAGCAGTTTTTGCTAGTGGTAAAAGACACCAAAAACGGCTACCAAAGCGTAATCATAACCGATGAGAAGCAAAAATCTATGATTGCACCTATGGCGTTTTTTGGCGACAAAGAAGATGCCAAGTTTGTCGCCACACAGCTAGAAAAAGCCAACGCTTATAATTTCAAACTTCAAAACGCAGCGACACTTGATAAACTTTTTGCTTCGATTCCGCAGGATTATGCTATTCGTTTGCAAGGTGCTAGCAACAAAATCACTTACATTGTCTCTGACCCTATGTGCGTGCATTGTCAGCAAGAGCTAGCACAGATAGAATCAAAGCTAGCAAAAGGCACAGTAGTAATGGTGCTAGTAAGTTTTCTAGGGCAGGATTCTTTGCAAAAGTCTGCCGAGATTATCTCCAAAATCAAATCAGCCAAAACCCCAAAAGAGCAAATATCGTTGCTAAGAAGTGTCTATGCCACTACACACAAAGCGAGCCCACAAAAGCAAGAATACACTTCGCAAGTATCTGCCATAACCAAAAAGCTAGGGGATTCAAATCTAATAGAAGCTGTGCCTTTTATCTATGAGCCGATAAAATAAAAAGCTGATTATAGCTTTGGCACTCTAATTTTTGGTAGTTTAATTTTTAAGGAGAAAAAATGAGCAAAAAATATATGGCTAACAAAAAATATTTGCGCAAGATTTCAGATTTTGCGATGATAGGTGGCGTGAGTGCGCTTGTGGTAGGAGTGTTTGCAGGCTGTGATATAAACAACCCAAGCGAGCAAAATCCACAAGCAAGCCAAGCAATCAAGCAAGGTGCTTTTGTCTTGCTAGAGCAGCAAGCAGACGGTAGCTACAAAGTGCTAGAGGAATATCCAAGTGGCAAAACCCACATTGTCGTGCGCGACACTTCGGGCAATGAGCGTGTGCTAAGCGATGAGGAAATCCAAAAACTACTAAAAGAAGAAGAGCAAAAAATAGACAACGGCACAAGTGCGCTCACGGCTAATCCAAGCGGTGGAGAAAGCGGCGGGCTAGGACTAGGAGGGGCAATCCTAGCAAGCGCAGCAGGCGCAATGCTAGGGAGCTATATCGGCAACAAGCTGTTTAACAACCCAAACTACCAGCAAAACAAACAGCGCACATACAAATCCCCTCAAGCCTATGAACGAAGTGCAAATAGCTTTGGTAAGTCAAATTCTGCGGGCGGGGCAAGAGGAGGCACACCAAGCAATGCAAAGGGAGGATTTTTTGGTAGCTCTCAAGGTGGCACAAAGGGTGGCACACCAAGCAAAAGCAGTGGGTTTGGTGGCTAGTATATTGTTTCAAAGCAAAATCAAGTTGGAAGCAAAGTCAAGCTAAAGTGGGCGGGGCAGGTTTAGCTTGATAAAGCAAAACAAGTCAAGTAAAAAGTAAGTCAAAATAAATTAGGGCGGGGTATGGCGCAGAGCAAGAATAAAGCAAAATAAATAAAAGCAGAATAAAAGCAAAGCAGATTAAAAGTAAGCAATCTTTCAATCGCTACCATTGCTACAAATGCGATTCTAGTCTAAAAACTAGAATCGTAGCAACCCTTAAATCTCTCAAATCTATCGTTGGTATGCTTTTAGATAG
This genomic stretch from Helicobacter macacae MIT 99-5501 harbors:
- a CDS encoding peptidase U32 family protein, yielding MQNSSSSHKIKSSDTTKPKSSTTKSKIPQLLSPAGNLHKLKVALAYGADAVYGSPSQFSLRSRAGQAFVLKDFANGIDYAHKRGKKVFVTINGFPFNSQLESLKSHICKMAELKPDAFIVAAPGIVRLCKSLAPQIPIHLSTQANVLNVLDAQVFYDMGVKRIVAARELSLKDALIIKKEIPNLELEIFIHGSMCFAFSGRCLISSLQNGRMPNRGSCANDCRFDYQYFVRSKDSGELVEFDEREFYAKNPDNGVLLRLQEEEGFGTHIFNSKDLNLASHIKEIIDSDCISALKIEGRTKSTYYAGITARTYAMALRDYECGIFRPQVYQDELHTLKNRGFTDGFLVRKPFERLDTQNHFTAISEGSYQVNAEVSECGELALCRHTIRAGEAKEIVAPLDSKLVEQKGSFGEIYKEGEKYYMRFEKILLENGKELDSIHSGNTNAIALPLPLPPFSFLRENISDKISLR
- the exaC gene encoding acetaldehyde dehydrogenase ExaC; this encodes MSKYKTIANVFDKQYENYIGGKWVAPVDGQYVENKTPITGEVLCKVPLSSDKDIQNALDAAHKAKDKWANTSPQERARILLKIADRIEDNLELIAHAETWDNGKPIRETLNADIPLAADHFRYFAGALRAQEGAISEIDSDTIAYHFHEPLGVVGQIIPWNFPLLMAAWKLAPALAAGNCIVIKPASPTPASILVLFKIIGDLLPDGVVNIINGSGGKIGKTLATSPKISKIAFTGSTSVGRQIMQFATENIIPSTLELGGKSPNIFFEDIADFEDEYFDKAIEGLVLFAFNQGEVCTCPSRALVSEKIYDKFIERVLKRVQAIKLGNPLDPETMMGAQVDENQIKTILNYIDIGKKEGAECLIGGERDNRGGELSGGCYIKPTIFKGHNKMRIFQEEIFGPVLALTTFKDDKEALEIANDTIYGLGSGVWTRDINRAYRFGRGIKAGRVWTNCYHAYPAHAAFGGYKQSGIGRETHKMVLEHYQQTKNLLVSYGINKLGFF
- a CDS encoding sodium-dependent transporter, whose amino-acid sequence is MSKQTTNNRHTWSNTFIYVLTVAGATIGFGATWRFPYLVGENGGGAYVLVFIIAMLVIGIPMILVENVIGRRAHTNSLDAFSPSVQRKDFSRVWKVAGIMGLIGCFGIIAYYMVLGGWVLTYLWNLISGGLNVASPLSAESTREFYLKSIEYSPLMVAIYTLVFVWLNYIVLSKGISNGIEKAMKVLMPLLFIFLIGIAAKNLTMPGALEGVKFYLMPDFSKISPKLFIAVLGQVFFALSLGFGVMITLSSYLDKSENLLKTALSTGILNTIIALLAGFMIFPSLFSFGLEPDSGPKLVFEVLPVVFSHISFGAFVGAVFFALLLIAAFTTSITLYEVLITAAQEKLRLSRKLATIVVLSATFVCGNLPCVLSYGAWREVSIFGRNIFDTFDFVSGNIFFVLTALLASIFVGWVLGEDAKDELKKGCDSPKIVRLWFAYVKYVIPLVILVVFVSGIV
- a CDS encoding TSUP family transporter, whose translation is MAFDFHITTLLLLALVALVAGFVDSIAGGGGMITIPALYMAGIPPHEALGTNKFQAVFGSFSAALHFYKKGHLHLPKCALFVLFAFVFSLCGTLLVQAINADFLRKAIPFLLIFFALYFLFSPKIKQSSQEQGAISTLDSRISRKAILALSIGGIGFYDGFFGPGTGSFLMLALISLGNFGIKDALAQAKLYNFATNLASVLVFMAFGHILFAVGIAMALGQFVGANIGAKLALRYGITIIKPLVVIVCLAMCAKLLLFG
- a CDS encoding UPF0323 family lipoprotein, with the protein product MSKKYMANKKYLRKISDFAMIGGVSALVVGVFAGCDINNPSEQNPQASQAIKQGAFVLLEQQADGSYKVLEEYPSGKTHIVVRDTSGNERVLSDEEIQKLLKEEEQKIDNGTSALTANPSGGESGGLGLGGAILASAAGAMLGSYIGNKLFNNPNYQQNKQRTYKSPQAYERSANSFGKSNSAGGARGGTPSNAKGGFFGSSQGGTKGGTPSKSSGFGG